One stretch of Thermococcus sp. DNA includes these proteins:
- a CDS encoding 30S ribosomal protein S27ae produces the protein MGQKWKMYEVQGGKVRRKNKFCPRCGPGVFMAEHKDRWSCGRCGYTEWKRK, from the coding sequence ATGGGGCAGAAGTGGAAGATGTACGAGGTCCAGGGCGGTAAGGTCAGGAGGAAGAACAAGTTCTGCCCGCGCTGTGGTCCGGGCGTCTTCATGGCCGAGCACAAGGACCGCTGGAGCTGCGGAAGGTGCGGCTACACCGAGTGGAAGAGGAAGTGA
- a CDS encoding hydrolase: MKRRGFIFTLDAILALLLVTMFVVSITQINPSAQVYSTYMRSQSKYVADDALTMFRTLPLRELVPPETLEEWMTGPDPVINTTLVTPDMSPIDIVATYWATAPLFPSANLKHKAEIILGYVLNNTLKDYNYELMINNYTSPYLRKVGSNYSAARDVTPATLILSGYAYNQTPRGYMARAFLNKLGSKENTYTIRGGYIYSRTDNQNDEVIIRYIVPADAIPPDAQVEEITWFLEPAWVGSNYEIYLNGQLIWSGYVNNNRLIQDTDPSGGYALIENFHPGETNVFEVRVYKPGYDGGEDGAQYIRIRYRTSIPSTLRFTDRFYFEDVTAKYGITAWKYLFVPGEINSLSVQVAVGNVSPTTPVTLSFMFNNEVSVPLSAPCQYNSTTQVKVCYWDNATIANALASAGYNYTHISSRYTTLIVRAGNENTRYSPNIHLIGNESFVYADYTPGVLLTSYTIDVTEPITLPNQDWTRSVTINFNVPQGVTPLWVKFQFPWLYYVNYGEPSQSIRVDNPLIDPTYIYQHPPNPFIYALARVGYTRNTFDYQYNPLPNAIAPGTNTINIDLGQGYYLQPSNGDGELTYVIQGFAGYGDVFPELLRPGCSGYNITYYWSGDTFPHYVTAGDAPYCDVTAQDLLDGMDRYAVDDAIIRLFRNLGGDGTQENPILVQLPPTVNIVFVSMGNIPGLFQPITITLRVWRENG; this comes from the coding sequence ATGAAGAGGCGAGGCTTCATATTCACCCTGGATGCCATACTCGCCCTCCTCCTAGTCACCATGTTCGTGGTCAGCATAACCCAGATCAACCCCAGTGCTCAGGTTTATTCCACGTACATGCGCTCCCAGTCGAAATATGTCGCCGACGACGCGCTGACAATGTTCAGAACCCTTCCCCTAAGGGAACTGGTGCCCCCCGAGACCCTGGAGGAATGGATGACCGGCCCGGATCCAGTTATCAACACAACCCTCGTGACCCCCGACATGTCCCCCATAGATATAGTCGCCACTTACTGGGCGACGGCGCCGCTCTTCCCCTCTGCGAACCTGAAGCACAAAGCCGAGATAATCCTCGGGTATGTACTCAACAACACTCTAAAGGACTACAACTACGAGCTGATGATAAACAACTACACCAGCCCGTACCTCCGGAAGGTTGGCTCCAACTACTCGGCAGCCAGGGACGTGACGCCGGCAACGCTGATACTGAGCGGATACGCCTACAACCAGACACCGAGGGGCTACATGGCGAGGGCATTCCTCAATAAGCTCGGGAGCAAAGAGAACACGTACACCATAAGGGGCGGATACATATACTCCCGGACGGACAATCAAAACGACGAGGTCATAATCAGGTACATAGTCCCCGCGGACGCCATTCCGCCGGATGCACAGGTGGAGGAGATAACGTGGTTCTTAGAACCTGCCTGGGTGGGCTCCAACTACGAGATATATCTAAACGGCCAGCTCATCTGGTCCGGATACGTTAACAACAACCGGCTGATCCAGGATACAGACCCCAGCGGTGGATACGCCCTCATAGAGAACTTCCATCCCGGAGAAACTAACGTGTTTGAAGTTAGGGTCTACAAGCCCGGATACGACGGCGGTGAGGACGGTGCCCAGTACATAAGGATTAGATACCGCACGTCCATACCATCCACACTTAGATTTACCGACAGATTTTACTTCGAGGACGTCACCGCCAAGTATGGGATAACCGCGTGGAAGTACCTCTTCGTTCCGGGCGAGATAAACTCCCTCAGCGTCCAGGTGGCCGTTGGGAACGTATCCCCCACCACTCCGGTTACCCTCTCCTTTATGTTCAACAACGAGGTTTCCGTGCCGCTCAGCGCCCCCTGTCAGTACAACTCCACCACCCAGGTGAAGGTGTGCTACTGGGACAACGCGACGATAGCAAACGCCCTGGCCAGCGCGGGGTACAACTACACCCACATATCCAGCAGGTACACGACACTAATCGTGAGGGCCGGGAATGAGAACACCCGGTACAGTCCAAACATCCATCTTATAGGAAACGAATCATTCGTTTATGCCGACTACACCCCCGGCGTTCTTCTTACCTCGTACACAATAGACGTAACTGAGCCAATAACCCTCCCCAACCAGGATTGGACGCGCTCGGTGACTATAAACTTCAACGTTCCCCAGGGTGTGACTCCCCTGTGGGTCAAGTTCCAGTTCCCGTGGCTGTACTACGTTAACTACGGGGAACCCTCACAGTCAATCCGCGTTGACAACCCCTTGATAGACCCCACCTACATATACCAGCACCCGCCAAACCCCTTCATCTATGCGCTCGCCAGGGTTGGTTACACCAGAAACACCTTTGACTACCAGTACAATCCGCTTCCCAACGCGATAGCGCCCGGAACCAATACTATAAACATCGACCTTGGTCAGGGGTACTACCTCCAGCCGAGCAACGGAGATGGTGAGCTCACGTACGTTATTCAGGGCTTTGCAGGTTATGGAGACGTGTTCCCCGAACTTCTGAGGCCAGGGTGCTCCGGCTACAACATAACGTACTACTGGAGTGGAGACACGTTCCCCCACTACGTGACCGCGGGAGACGCCCCCTACTGTGACGTTACCGCCCAGGATCTCCTCGATGGAATGGACAGATACGCCGTTGATGATGCAATAATAAGGCTATTCCGCAACCTCGGTGGCGATGGGACCCAGGAGAACCCAATACTGGTGCAGCTGCCGCCAACGGTAAACATCGTCTTCGTATCCATGGGCAACATACCCGGCCTGTTCCAGCCCATAACAATAACACTCAGAGTCTGGAGGGAGAATGGATGA
- the spt4 gene encoding transcription elongation factor subunit Spt4, whose amino-acid sequence MTKERACRHCHYITTEDRCPVCGSRDLSDEWFDLVIITEPEKSMIAQKLGVKVPGKYAIRVR is encoded by the coding sequence ATGACAAAGGAGAGGGCATGCCGGCACTGCCACTACATAACTACCGAAGACCGCTGCCCAGTCTGCGGCAGCAGGGACCTCAGCGATGAGTGGTTCGACCTCGTCATAATCACCGAGCCAGAGAAGTCGATGATAGCCCAGAAGCTGGGGGTTAAAGTCCCCGGCAAATACGCCATAAGGGTCAGATGA
- a CDS encoding class III signal peptide-containing protein, which yields MVVKKRGQVSLEFMLIFGMMLILLVYSVNNITFKEGSTSTETLRIQISLEEKNLANAISNTISQVYAQGPGAKSTTYVRITYLRDPDMLLKGLGVNSPKVFITYGNYSTEGNGTYVTVTGTNVTAVLSGGNKNVFWSRAMYQAVLYTNSSVWSPAGSTTFNATTVYGIEIDPTDLPGTLEIVVEWNPDNPNSWTFDSTAGELHININPGG from the coding sequence ATGGTGGTAAAAAAGCGTGGTCAGGTTTCACTTGAGTTCATGTTAATCTTCGGAATGATGCTCATCCTCCTGGTGTACTCGGTAAACAACATAACCTTCAAGGAGGGCTCCACCTCAACCGAGACCCTGCGCATCCAGATAAGCCTTGAAGAGAAGAACCTAGCCAACGCGATATCGAACACCATATCCCAGGTCTACGCCCAGGGCCCCGGAGCGAAGTCAACAACCTATGTAAGAATCACGTATCTGAGAGACCCCGATATGCTTCTCAAAGGTCTGGGTGTGAACAGCCCCAAGGTTTTCATAACCTACGGGAACTACAGCACCGAAGGCAACGGGACGTACGTCACCGTTACCGGAACCAACGTCACCGCTGTTCTCAGTGGCGGGAATAAAAACGTGTTCTGGAGCCGTGCTATGTACCAGGCCGTCCTCTACACCAACTCCTCCGTGTGGTCTCCAGCTGGGAGTACCACGTTCAACGCGACCACAGTTTACGGCATTGAGATCGACCCCACCGATCTTCCCGGAACCCTTGAGATAGTCGTGGAGTGGAACCCGGACAACCCCAACTCATGGACCTTCGATTCAACTGCCGGTGAGCTTCACATAAACATAAACCCCGGTGGCTGA
- a CDS encoding GTP-dependent dephospho-CoA kinase, which translates to MMLFVLTPELRRELKAPLGELVEGEIPEPYRMIRGELEKARHVVTVGDVVTENVLRLGIKPSVAIYDHKTKRREYNPDIETGAVVMTVQNPAGTITKALLNAIRKGFGLAERGRRVYIKVCGEEDLAAIPAVLYAPYGSIVLYGQPDEGVVLIRVTPECKLKCGKLMSKMEVVRDGD; encoded by the coding sequence ATGATGCTGTTCGTACTCACTCCTGAACTCAGGAGGGAGCTGAAGGCTCCCCTCGGTGAGCTCGTGGAGGGCGAGATCCCCGAGCCCTACAGAATGATTAGGGGAGAGCTTGAAAAGGCGAGGCATGTTGTTACAGTCGGTGACGTTGTCACCGAAAACGTCCTCAGGCTCGGGATAAAGCCGAGCGTGGCAATATATGACCACAAAACGAAACGCCGGGAGTACAACCCAGATATCGAGACCGGTGCGGTGGTGATGACCGTTCAGAACCCCGCCGGAACAATAACGAAAGCTTTATTAAACGCAATCAGAAAGGGCTTTGGACTGGCCGAGAGGGGCCGGAGGGTTTACATAAAGGTGTGTGGAGAGGAAGACCTGGCGGCCATTCCGGCCGTGCTCTACGCCCCCTACGGGAGCATCGTGCTCTACGGCCAGCCGGACGAGGGAGTAGTGCTTATAAGGGTAACACCCGAATGCAAGCTCAAGTGCGGGAAGCTCATGTCGAAGATGGAGGTGGTTCGCGATGGAGATTAA
- a CDS encoding HemK2/MTQ2 family protein methyltransferase, translating into MPTYYGIKLRLHPQVYEPAEDTFLLAENLAVKGGEVALDVGTGTGLIALLMARKARFVLGVDINPLAVELARENARLNGIKNVEFRLSDLFENVSGKFDAITFNAPYLPGEPEEPIDLALVGGKTGREVLDRFIKEVPEYLNPGGVVQIVQSSITGVEKTLKLLEKAGLAAKVAAKRHVFFEDIVLINATLSDCV; encoded by the coding sequence ATGCCCACCTACTACGGCATCAAACTCAGGCTCCACCCACAGGTCTACGAGCCGGCGGAGGACACCTTCCTGCTCGCGGAGAACCTCGCGGTCAAGGGGGGAGAAGTTGCGCTCGACGTTGGCACAGGGACGGGGTTAATAGCGCTCCTGATGGCCAGAAAAGCCCGCTTTGTTCTGGGAGTGGACATCAACCCACTGGCCGTCGAGCTCGCGAGGGAGAACGCAAGGCTGAACGGCATTAAAAACGTCGAGTTCCGCCTTAGCGACCTCTTTGAGAACGTTTCTGGAAAGTTCGACGCCATAACGTTCAACGCCCCCTATCTACCGGGTGAGCCGGAGGAACCGATTGATCTGGCCCTCGTCGGGGGAAAGACAGGAAGGGAAGTTCTCGACAGGTTCATCAAGGAAGTGCCCGAGTATCTAAACCCCGGAGGGGTCGTTCAGATAGTCCAGAGCTCGATAACAGGGGTGGAAAAAACCCTGAAACTGCTGGAAAAAGCGGGGCTGGCCGCGAAGGTTGCCGCTAAGAGGCACGTATTTTTCGAGGATATCGTCCTGATAAACGCTACGCTGAGCGATTGCGTTTGA
- a CDS encoding prenyltransferase/squalene oxidase repeat-containing protein, with protein sequence MKKVLALVMIVFMLIPAVSAGAIDGSARFLKDAAKSTQQTREISLAIMALSVGANDLNWDITPDLVTLVNNMLNYQNPDGGWGLYPGETSNVLDTAYAVIALKRAYPYLKTMERLDVRPAIDRGLSYLLSAENKMGWGYVPGTPSSCYPTLLAIWALGENGYSYNSRAVRNAVEYVENATCEISEYEALALRLIAYHSIGYPVSNETLETVKDLLLNDNGLKMKERAMLAYALVLYTPVDFDTARILIKLESYGKSSNDLVYWMNTPDLFSSTELIATTSYALMALSTTFELPPAKEVKNPYEMPCQELKNMQNPDGGWGLGLNEPSDEKATYYALASIQACYPERESIERALAWTREAFKNDAAWMEKNRRMSVGYYYALKTLLMYNNLTAEERAQAEELIRSVQLDYGLWGNTVLGPQPYETALAIKALRELGVSANDSLIQRAKEWLLSISNGGWGTYVTTKYYSYMLKPDVLTTITVLEALDGIATPEELKPHIEWLIDQRLDGGWPYWKTYYVWEKNREFPGTPTVELTVRATDLLIGYGYNYTSETLDFVMNARDSGAIDNRTIEVASAINYLSRFQYVPPVSLYDVRSALDSDVFGIIAPGMDNESIGAMITTLNDLFSGGFIPLNTTVIGENSYIVMANFGDYPIRPYNPYLKFYVDDGTVTVGNITVPTGKAVVLVPGKTPKGVVLFVLYEPENAEIAKEVFTTGFIRYLRGDAMILLSENGKVRVIVVG encoded by the coding sequence ATGAAGAAGGTTCTGGCTCTAGTAATGATTGTTTTCATGCTGATTCCAGCCGTTAGTGCCGGAGCGATAGACGGCTCCGCAAGGTTTCTCAAAGATGCCGCCAAATCCACCCAACAGACGAGGGAGATAAGTCTGGCCATAATGGCCCTCTCGGTGGGGGCCAACGACCTGAACTGGGACATAACCCCCGACCTAGTCACCCTCGTTAACAACATGCTCAACTATCAGAACCCGGACGGCGGATGGGGCCTTTATCCCGGAGAGACCAGCAATGTGCTCGACACGGCCTATGCCGTTATAGCCCTCAAGAGGGCCTACCCGTACCTCAAGACCATGGAAAGGCTGGACGTGAGGCCCGCCATCGACCGCGGCCTCTCATACCTTCTCTCGGCCGAAAACAAAATGGGCTGGGGGTACGTGCCCGGAACGCCGAGCTCGTGCTACCCGACGCTGCTGGCCATCTGGGCCCTGGGCGAGAACGGATACAGCTACAACAGCAGGGCCGTCAGAAACGCGGTTGAGTACGTGGAGAACGCCACCTGTGAGATTTCCGAGTACGAGGCGCTCGCCCTCAGGCTCATAGCCTACCACAGCATAGGCTACCCTGTATCCAACGAGACGTTGGAGACCGTAAAAGACCTCCTCCTCAACGACAACGGCCTGAAGATGAAAGAGCGTGCCATGCTCGCGTACGCTCTCGTCTTATACACCCCTGTGGATTTTGATACCGCGAGGATACTGATCAAACTCGAATCATACGGCAAGAGCTCAAACGACCTCGTGTACTGGATGAATACCCCCGACCTGTTCTCATCAACGGAACTAATAGCCACAACCTCCTACGCCCTCATGGCCCTTTCGACCACCTTTGAGCTGCCACCGGCAAAGGAGGTCAAGAACCCCTACGAGATGCCGTGTCAGGAGCTCAAGAACATGCAGAACCCGGACGGCGGATGGGGCCTCGGACTCAACGAGCCCTCCGATGAGAAGGCCACCTATTACGCCCTGGCCTCCATTCAGGCGTGCTACCCGGAGAGGGAGAGTATAGAGAGAGCCCTCGCATGGACGAGGGAGGCCTTCAAAAACGATGCCGCCTGGATGGAAAAGAACCGCAGGATGTCCGTCGGATACTACTACGCCCTCAAAACGCTTCTCATGTACAACAACCTAACGGCGGAGGAGAGAGCCCAGGCGGAGGAACTTATACGGAGTGTCCAGCTCGACTACGGCCTCTGGGGCAACACGGTGCTTGGACCGCAGCCCTACGAGACCGCCCTGGCGATCAAAGCCCTCCGTGAGCTCGGGGTTTCCGCAAACGATTCCCTCATCCAGAGGGCGAAGGAGTGGCTCCTGAGCATAAGCAACGGCGGATGGGGGACGTACGTAACCACCAAGTACTACTCCTACATGCTCAAACCGGACGTGCTGACGACCATAACCGTCCTGGAGGCCTTGGACGGAATAGCCACCCCTGAAGAGCTCAAACCCCACATCGAGTGGCTCATCGACCAGAGACTCGATGGCGGCTGGCCCTACTGGAAGACGTACTACGTCTGGGAAAAGAACAGGGAGTTCCCGGGAACCCCGACCGTTGAACTCACAGTCAGGGCGACCGACCTCCTCATCGGTTACGGTTACAACTACACCAGCGAGACCCTGGATTTCGTCATGAACGCCAGGGACTCCGGCGCCATAGACAACAGGACGATAGAAGTCGCTAGTGCGATAAACTACCTCTCACGCTTCCAGTATGTTCCCCCCGTAAGCCTTTACGACGTAAGGAGCGCCCTTGACAGCGATGTGTTCGGAATAATCGCGCCCGGCATGGACAACGAGAGCATCGGAGCGATGATAACGACCCTCAACGACCTCTTCAGCGGCGGCTTTATCCCGCTCAACACAACCGTGATTGGCGAAAACAGCTACATAGTAATGGCGAACTTCGGAGACTACCCCATCAGACCATACAACCCGTATCTGAAGTTCTACGTGGATGACGGAACCGTCACCGTCGGAAACATCACCGTGCCCACCGGCAAAGCCGTAGTCCTCGTTCCGGGCAAGACCCCTAAGGGAGTCGTTCTCTTCGTACTTTACGAGCCAGAGAATGCAGAAATTGCCAAAGAAGTCTTCACCACCGGATTCATAAGATACCTGAGAGGCGATGCGATGATTCTCCTCAGCGAGAACGGAAAGGTGAGGGTAATAGTGGTGGGGTGA
- a CDS encoding cell division protein FtsZ yields the protein MRALIIGVGQCGTKIADLFALVDFEALAINTSKGDLDYLKHVPPERRILIGESLTGGKGVNANPILGREAMKRDLPLVMRKIGSIIGYEDVDIFFLTFGFGGGTGAGGTPVLAEALKEEYPDSLVVAIGALPLREEGIRPTINAAITIDKLSKIADSIIAIDNNKLKEGGDDITRAYERINYTIVERIASLLALVDVPGEQTLDASDLKFVLKAFGSFATVGYAKAEANKVKSLSRLIVKSFESEGLYLEANIESALYGLVAIHGPPETLKAAEIFEALDYLTNKIRGKQIFRGFYPDPREREVEVVTLLSGIYESRSIEDIIITAKRYAQSFMEAKEEAETKKKELLSGLPDFDDVYARGGSELKEIFPDGEYPDIDGISKKLRRGKDD from the coding sequence GTGAGGGCTCTAATCATAGGGGTCGGCCAGTGCGGAACGAAAATAGCCGACCTCTTCGCTCTGGTTGATTTTGAGGCTCTGGCCATAAACACATCAAAGGGAGACTTGGACTACCTCAAGCACGTCCCCCCGGAGCGGAGGATACTCATAGGGGAGAGCCTCACCGGCGGCAAGGGCGTCAACGCGAACCCGATACTCGGCAGAGAAGCCATGAAACGCGACCTGCCTTTGGTTATGCGCAAGATAGGTTCCATAATAGGCTACGAGGACGTCGATATATTCTTCCTGACCTTCGGCTTCGGAGGAGGGACCGGTGCCGGAGGAACGCCCGTCTTGGCGGAAGCGCTCAAAGAGGAGTACCCAGACTCCCTGGTGGTTGCCATCGGCGCACTTCCACTCAGAGAGGAGGGCATACGGCCCACCATAAACGCCGCCATAACCATCGACAAGCTCTCCAAGATCGCCGATTCCATAATAGCCATAGACAACAACAAGCTCAAAGAGGGCGGCGACGACATAACGCGTGCCTACGAAAGGATAAATTATACGATAGTCGAGAGAATAGCCTCCCTTCTGGCGCTGGTGGATGTTCCCGGCGAACAGACCCTCGATGCGAGCGATTTGAAATTTGTCTTAAAGGCCTTTGGGAGCTTTGCAACGGTCGGATACGCGAAGGCCGAGGCAAACAAAGTCAAAAGCCTCTCCAGGCTCATCGTCAAGTCCTTTGAGAGCGAGGGGCTCTACCTTGAGGCGAACATTGAGTCGGCCCTCTACGGACTGGTCGCGATCCACGGCCCGCCCGAGACCCTGAAGGCTGCGGAGATTTTCGAGGCGCTCGACTATCTCACCAACAAGATACGGGGCAAGCAGATATTCAGGGGGTTCTATCCCGACCCGCGCGAGAGGGAGGTCGAGGTCGTTACGCTCCTCAGCGGCATCTATGAGAGCAGGAGCATAGAGGATATAATCATCACCGCAAAGCGGTACGCCCAGTCATTCATGGAGGCAAAGGAGGAAGCTGAGACCAAAAAGAAGGAGCTCCTGAGCGGTCTGCCCGACTTCGATGACGTGTACGCCAGGGGAGGAAGTGAGCTCAAGGAGATATTCCCCGACGGCGAGTATCCGGACATAGATGGGATAAGCAAAAAGCTCAGGAGGGGGAAGGATGACTGA
- a CDS encoding S8 family peptidase produces MDYRAVAGAVMALLVLSALSVVPVAAQGSDTVRVVAHIDRGQFKGEAVKGIGGKIVYEFKLIDAVVIDIPANAVGKLAKLDGVTEVEYDHMAQVYRGGPPWLISEPTQPAQTVPWGIERVRAPDTWSITDGSSNGVIEVAVLDTGADWDHPDIAANIVWGVSTLDGVVSTDPADWYDGNGHGTHVIGTIAALNNDIGVVGVAPNVEIYAIKVLDDRGSGTYTDIAIGIEQALLGPDGILDKDGDGIIVGDPDDDAAEVISMSLGGPSDDQYLHDMIIQAYNYGVVIVAASGNEAADQPSYPAIYPEVIAVGATDSTDAIAYFSNLQPEVSAPGVDILSTYPDDTYETLSGTSMATPHVSGVVALIQAAYYNKYGKVLPVGTFDDMGTTTVRGILHSTADDLGDPGWDIYYGYGIVRADLAVQAAIG; encoded by the coding sequence ATGGACTACAGGGCCGTTGCAGGGGCTGTGATGGCTCTTTTGGTGCTTAGTGCTCTGTCCGTGGTTCCCGTAGCGGCACAGGGTTCTGATACGGTAAGGGTAGTGGCACACATCGATAGGGGGCAGTTCAAGGGTGAGGCCGTCAAAGGTATAGGGGGCAAAATAGTCTATGAGTTCAAGCTGATTGATGCAGTCGTCATCGACATTCCGGCCAACGCGGTCGGCAAGCTCGCCAAGCTCGATGGTGTCACCGAGGTTGAGTACGACCACATGGCTCAGGTTTACAGGGGAGGGCCGCCATGGCTCATCAGTGAACCCACCCAGCCGGCTCAGACTGTTCCGTGGGGTATCGAACGCGTTAGGGCTCCCGACACATGGAGCATAACCGACGGCTCAAGCAACGGCGTCATTGAGGTTGCAGTCCTTGACACAGGCGCCGACTGGGATCACCCGGACATTGCTGCGAACATAGTCTGGGGTGTCAGTACCCTGGATGGCGTTGTCAGCACTGATCCTGCCGACTGGTACGATGGTAACGGCCACGGAACCCACGTTATAGGAACCATAGCCGCCCTTAACAACGACATTGGAGTCGTTGGTGTTGCTCCGAACGTTGAGATTTACGCAATAAAAGTTCTCGACGACAGGGGGAGCGGTACTTACACCGACATAGCCATCGGAATAGAGCAGGCACTACTCGGCCCCGATGGAATACTCGACAAGGACGGGGATGGGATAATCGTCGGTGACCCGGATGACGACGCCGCAGAGGTAATAAGCATGTCCCTCGGCGGACCGAGCGACGACCAGTACCTCCACGACATGATTATCCAGGCCTACAACTACGGTGTCGTCATCGTTGCCGCCAGCGGTAATGAGGCCGCCGACCAGCCGAGCTACCCGGCCATCTACCCGGAGGTCATAGCCGTTGGTGCCACCGACTCAACAGACGCCATAGCCTACTTCAGCAACCTCCAGCCCGAGGTCAGCGCCCCGGGTGTTGACATACTGAGCACCTACCCGGACGACACCTACGAGACCCTCAGCGGAACCTCAATGGCCACCCCGCACGTCAGCGGCGTCGTTGCCCTCATCCAGGCCGCGTACTACAACAAGTACGGCAAGGTTCTCCCAGTTGGAACCTTCGATGATATGGGCACAACCACCGTCAGGGGAATCCTCCACTCGACGGCGGACGACCTTGGCGACCCCGGATGGGACATATACTACGGCTACGGAATAGTCAGGGCCGACCTGGCCGTTCAGGCGGCCATAGGCTGA
- the twy1 gene encoding 4-demethylwyosine synthase TYW1, whose amino-acid sequence MAITFKSDPNMPDETARLFRKQHYALVGRHSSVKLCHWLKESIKRDRFCYKQKFYGIHSHRCLQMTPVTAWCSHNCIFCWRPMEGFLGTELPGPWDDPAFIVEESIKAQRKLLVGYKGMPGINMKKFEEAWNPKHAAISLSGEPMLYPYMGDLVEEFHKRGFTTFIVTNGTVPERLEEMIREDKLPTQLYVSLTAPDIETYNTVNVPMVPDGWDKIKEFLGLMSRADTRTVVRLTLVKGENMHNPRGYAELIKLASPMFIEAKAYMFVGFSRNRLTINNMPRHEEIRAFAEELVRYLPGYHIEDEYEPSRVVLIMRDDVDSHASGREGRFIEH is encoded by the coding sequence ATGGCGATAACGTTCAAGTCTGACCCCAACATGCCAGATGAGACTGCGAGACTGTTCAGGAAGCAGCACTACGCTTTAGTGGGCAGACACAGTTCGGTCAAGCTCTGTCACTGGCTGAAGGAGAGTATAAAGAGGGACAGGTTCTGCTACAAGCAGAAGTTCTACGGGATACACAGCCACCGCTGCCTGCAGATGACTCCAGTCACAGCGTGGTGCAGCCACAACTGCATATTCTGCTGGCGCCCGATGGAGGGATTCCTTGGAACGGAACTCCCAGGCCCGTGGGACGACCCGGCGTTCATCGTCGAAGAGAGCATAAAGGCACAGAGAAAGCTCCTCGTCGGCTACAAGGGCATGCCCGGCATAAACATGAAGAAGTTCGAGGAGGCGTGGAACCCCAAGCATGCCGCCATAAGTCTCTCCGGCGAGCCGATGCTCTACCCCTATATGGGGGATCTGGTGGAGGAGTTCCACAAGAGGGGCTTCACAACATTCATAGTCACCAACGGCACCGTTCCGGAAAGGTTGGAGGAGATGATAAGGGAGGACAAGCTCCCGACCCAGCTCTACGTCTCGCTAACCGCCCCGGACATTGAGACGTACAACACCGTAAACGTCCCCATGGTGCCCGACGGGTGGGACAAGATAAAGGAGTTCCTCGGGCTCATGAGCAGGGCGGACACGAGAACGGTGGTCAGGCTCACCCTCGTCAAGGGGGAGAACATGCACAATCCCAGGGGCTACGCCGAGCTGATCAAGCTCGCTAGCCCGATGTTCATTGAGGCCAAGGCCTACATGTTCGTCGGGTTCTCAAGGAACAGGCTCACAATCAACAATATGCCCAGGCACGAGGAGATAAGGGCCTTTGCGGAGGAGCTCGTCAGGTATCTCCCCGGGTATCACATCGAAGATGAATACGAACCGAGCCGGGTCGTGCTCATAATGCGCGACGACGTTGATTCTCATGCCTCCGGCAGGGAAGGAAGGTTCATAGAACACTGA
- a CDS encoding 30S ribosomal protein S24e codes for MEIKVTEIRENKLLGRKEIYFDVIHEGEPTPSRADVKGKLVAMLDLNPETVVIQYIRSYFGSRVSKGYAKAYESKERMLYIEPEYVLIRDGIIAKEEE; via the coding sequence ATGGAGATTAAGGTTACCGAAATAAGGGAGAACAAGCTCCTCGGGAGAAAGGAGATATACTTCGATGTCATCCACGAGGGGGAACCAACGCCGAGCAGGGCCGACGTCAAGGGCAAGCTCGTTGCCATGCTCGACCTCAACCCGGAGACGGTGGTCATCCAGTACATAAGGAGCTACTTCGGTAGCAGGGTTTCCAAGGGCTACGCCAAGGCCTACGAGAGCAAGGAAAGGATGCTCTACATCGAGCCGGAATACGTCCTCATAAGGGACGGAATAATCGCAAAGGAGGAGGAGTGA